The following DNA comes from Arthrobacter sp. SLBN-83.
TCGTCCGCCAGCGCCACTCCGAGCGCTACCGCAACCGCCACCAGCCGCTAAGCGGTCTCCGGCCGCAGGAGGCCGGCAGGCATAACAAAAGGGAGAAGCCCCACGGCTCCTCCCTTTTGTTATGCCGCCATCCGGCGCGCTTAGGGTTCGAACTTGTAACCGAGGCCGCGGACAGTCACCAGGTAGCGCGGGGCAGAGGGATCGGGCTCGATCTTGCTGCGGAGGCGCTTCACGTGAACATCCAGGGTCTTGGTGTCCCCCACATAGTCGGAGCCCCACACACGGTCGATCAGCTGGCCCCTGGTCAGCACCCTGCCCGAGTTGCGCAGGAGCATCTCCAGCAGCTCGAATTCCTTCAGCGGAAGCAGCACCTGCTCACCGTCAACGCTCACCACGTGCCGCTCGATATCCATCCGGACGGGTCCGGCCTGGACAGTCGACGAAACCAGCTCCTCCGGCTCACCCTGGCGCCGCAGCACGGCCCGGACGCGGGCCACCAGTTCCCGGGACGAATAGGGCTTGGTCACGTAATCGTCCGCGCCGAGTTCAAGGCCCACTACCTTGTCGATCTCGGAGTCCTTGGCGGTCAGCATGATCACAGGAACGCTTGAACGCTGGCGGAGCTGGCGGCACACCTCAGTGCCGGAGAGGCCCGGAAGCTGCAGGTCGAGCAGCACCAGGTCGGCGCCGTTGCGGTCGAATTCGGTGATGGCGTCAAGACCGTTGTCCACCACCTCCACCTCGAACCCTTCTTTACCCAGCAAATAGGACAAGGGATCGCTGAACGATTCCTCATCCTCCACAATCAAAATCCTGCTCAAGCTCTGGCTCCTTGTTCTGTAGCGCCCGGTTCTGTTGCGCCGGTGGCGCGGGGTACTTGGGTAAGGGCTGGTTGCCCGGACGTCTCCCGGGCCTGCGCCGGCGCCACTGCCGGTGCCTCCGGAACTGAAGGCCCGGCGTCGCCCTCCTGCCCTTCCATTTCGGGCAGCCGGAGGGTGAAGGTGGATCCCTGCCCGGGCTGGGACCACAGCGTTACTTCACCGCCATGGTTGGAAGCCACGTGCTTGACGATGCTGAGGCCCAGGCCGGTACCCCCGGTCTGGCGCGACCGGGCCGCGTCCACCCGGTAGAAACGCTCGAAGACGCGCTCCTGCTCCTCGGGGCTGAGCCCCTCCCCCTGGTCGGTTACGGAAACCGAAACCAGGCCTTCCCTGGAACGCACGCCGATCCCCACGCGGGTGTTGGGCGGTGAATAGCGGATGGCGTTGTCGATGAGATTGCGCAGCGCCGTCACCAAAAGGTCCTGGTCGCCGAACACCTTGCCGTCGGTGCGCCCACCCACCACGATGCTGATGTTCTTGCTCTCGGCGGGAAGCTGCGACCGGTCCACGGCCTCGGCGATGACGGCGTTGATGTCCACGGGTCCGCCCTGCTGCGTCACGCTGGCGCCCTGCAGGCGGGAAAGTTCGATGATGTCCTGGACCAGGGCTGCCAGCCTGGCCGATTCCTTGTGCATGCGCTTGGCAAAGCGGCGGACGGCTTCTTCGTCATCGGCCGACGATTCGAGCGCCTCGGCCAGCAGGGAGATGGCGCCCACCGGGGTTTTCAGCTCGTGCGATACGTTGGCCACAAAGTCGTTGCGGATCTCTTCGGTGCGGGTGATCTCGGTACGGTCATCGGCGAGGAGGAGAATGTATTCCTCACCCAGCATGGCTGCCCGGACCTGGACGATGATGGTTCCCTGCCCCAGCGGCCCCCGCGGAAGCTCCAATTGCTTTTCGAGGATGACGCCGTCCCGCCGTACCCCGGCGGTCATGTCCAGGAGTTCCTTGTGGACCACGGTGTGCCCGCGGACCAGTCCGTATGCGTAGGCTGCGGGGCTGGCACGGACCACGCCGTCCACATCGTCCAGCACCACAAAGGCACGTCCCACGACGGCGAGCACCTCCGCTGCACCAGCCGGAAGCGCAAGCTCCTCGGGTTCGACGTCCAACAGCTCGCGCTGCTTCTCGCTGACCCGGTAGGCAAGCACGCCGAACGTGCCAAGCGCCAGGCCGATAAGGCCGGCAACCAGACCAATGAGCATAGGATCCACAGCTCCACTTTATGCTCTTGCCTGGAGCCGTCCGCCGCCTTCCGGGCCATCCGGCGAACGGTTCAACTAACGTTCATCTGTGTGGGCATAATCGTTTACCGGGCGATGCCAGAGTTGGTGGTTAGAGCGCCCAACGGCGACACGATTCCTGCTGCCCTGGAGCGGCCGGCGGGGAATTCCAAGGAAAGGACGCCCACGTGCGTAAGGTTTTTCAGGAAGAGCTCACCCAGGTCGGTGACCAGCTGGTGGAGATTTCCCGGCTGGTCAGCGAAGCGATGGCCAAGGCCACTACCTCCTTCCAGGTAGCGGACGTGGACCTCGCCCAGGACGTCATCGCAGCGGATGCGCGCATCGACTTCCTGCAGAACAGCCTGGATGAGCGGGCAATCGACATTCTGGCGCTGCAGGGCCCCGTCGCCAGCGACCTGCGCATGATCGTGGGTTCCCTTCGGATGAGCGCCTCCCTGGAGCGGATGGGCGACTTGGCCCGCCACATCGCCCAGCTGGCCCGCCTCCGCTACCCCTCCACGGTGATTCCGGAGTCCATGACGGACACGTTCAACCGGATGGCCCAACTGGACCAGGAAATCGCGGACAAGCTGACGGTCCTGCTGGAGAGCCGCGACCTTGAGGTGGCCCGGGACATCCTCAAGGCCAATACGGCCATCAATGATCTGCACTTGAGCGTGTTCAAGGCCATCGCGGCCCCCGACTGGTCCGGGTCGCCTGCCACCACCGTGGATGTGGCCCTTGCCAGCCGCTACTTCGAGCGGTTCGCGGATCACGGCGTTTCCGTCGCCCAAAAGGTGACCTACCTGGTCACGGGCGCGTGGCAGCCCAACGCCACCGAGCACAGCTAAGCCAAGTAGAACAACGACGGCGGGCTGGTCACCTGAGGTGACCAGCCCGCCGTCGTATGCGTTAACGCCCTAATTCTTGCCCTGATTGGCGACGGCAAGGATGGCTTGCTCGGCGGCCTCGGGATCGAGGTAGGTGCCGCCGGGCTTGATCGGCTGGAAGTTCTCGTCGAGGTCGTACACCAGCGGGATGCCGGTGGGGATGTTCAGTCCGGCGATTGCCTCGTCGCTGATGCCGTCCAGGTGCTTGACCAGCGCGCGGAGCGAGTTGCCGTGAGCGGTGACCAACACCGTCTTGCCGGCCTTGAGGTCTTCCTTAATGTCCGATTCCCAGTAGGGCAGGAGCCGCACCAGGACGTCCTTCAGGCACTCGGTGCGCGGGAGGGCGTCGCCCAAGTCCGCGTAACGGGGATCGTGGGCCTGCGAGAACTCGGAGTCATCGGGCAGGGGCGGCGGCGGGGTGTCGTAAGAGCGGCGCCATTCCATGAACTGCTCCTCGCCGAACTCGGCCAGGGTCTGGGCCTTGTCCTTGCCCTGCAGCGCACCGTAGTGGCGTTCGTTCAGGCGCCAGTCGCGCTTGACCGGGATCCAGCCGCGATCCGCCTTGTCCAGGGCGATGTTGGCCGTGTTGATGGCCCTCTTCAACAGGGAGGTGTAGAGCACGTCCGGGAGGATGTTGTTCTCTACCAGCAGCTCACCTCCGCGCGCTGCTTCCGCGCGGCCCTGGTCGTTCAGGTCAACGTCCACCCAGCCGGTGAACAGGTTCTTGGCGTTCCATTCGCTGTGGCCGTGGCGCAGCAGAATCAGCTTGTAAGTCATGATTTTCATCCTAGCCGAGCAGTGTTGCCGCCCGCCCAGCGTTACAAGGCGGCCGCAAAAGGCGCCGCACACGGCCGCCGGCGAAGATAGGGTTGTGCGGTGGTTCAAAAGGCTGAACGGGTCAATGCCCCGCAACTTTCCGGCAGGTCCTCCGCCATTAGGCAGGGGCGGCCGGTGGGCAACGTGACCCGCGGCACCACCAACCCCAACCGGATGCGCCGTGTGGACCGCTGGCTGGCGGGACCGCAGGCGTGGCGGCTGAGGAGGGCAACCGAGCCGCTCGTCGTGGACCTGGGCTATGGCGCAACGCCGGCCACCGCCGTCGAACTTTATGAAAGGCTCGCCGTTGTCCGGCCCGACGTGCGCGTCTGCGGGATCGAAATTGAGCCGGAGCGCGTCCGGGCAGCCCTTCCGCTGGAGCGTCCCGGACTGACGTTCCACGTGGGCGGCTTTGAGCTGCCTGTTCCCGGGCGCCCTGTCCTGGTCCGGGCCTTCAACGTGCTGCGGCAGTACGAGGAGGCTGACGTTGCGGGCATTTGGCGGCTGGTGCAGGACCGGCTGGCTCCGGACGGCCTGTTCATCGACGGCACGTGTGACGAGATCGGGCGGTGGGTGACGTGGGTGGCGCTGGACCGGCACCGCCCGCTTTCCCTCAGCATTTCCGTCCGGTTCGGGAGCTTCGACCTGCCCTCCGACGTCGCCGAGCGGCTGCCCAAGGCATTGATCCACCGAAACGTCCCCGGCGAACCGGTTCACACTTTCATGCAGGCAATGGACCGGGCGTGGCTTGAGAGCGCTCCGCTGGGGTCATTTGGCAACCGACAGCGCTGGGTGGGCATGTGCCGAAGCCTGCGCGGCGCGGGATGGCCAGTTCAGGACGGACCGGCCAGATGGCGGCTCGGTGAGCTGACGGTGGACTGGGAGGCCGTGGCGCCCCTGGATCACCAGGGGCCGTAGGGACCCATGTTGCGGCTGCCGCCCCGGCCGGCGTCCTTCACCGCGGGCCGGACATCGGCCAGGTAGACGGAGGCTGCCACGACAGCGGCGAGCCCGAACAGGCCGAGGGTGCTGAAGATGCCTCCACCCGCGCCGAGCAGCGAGATGAGGCCCACGGCGGTTGCACCGCCAGTGAGGGCGAGCCAGAAGGTCTTGGTCCGCTTGCCGGTGGCTTCGAAGGCGTTGGGCCGGTGGCGGAGGCAGTCCACAAACGCCCACAGTTCCAGCCCCAGGGCCACCAGGCCAAGGAGGAAGAACACTGCCTGCTCTACGTACGCAATGATTATTCGACCGTCCACAAGCCCAGCCTAGCCGTCCAGCGTGTCCAGCGCCTGCTTTAGGTCAGCCCAGAGGTCCTCAACGTTTTCCACCCCTACGCTCAGGCGCACCAGGTTCTCCGGCACGCTGGTGGGTTCGGCCGAATGCCGGCGCCGGCGCTCGATGAGGGATTCCACCCCGCCCAGGGACGTGGCAGGCAGCCAGAGTTCCAGGGCCTGCACCAGTTTGTCCGCAGCATCGGCGCCGCTGAGGCCTGCGGAAGGCGCCACCTGGATGCAAATGATGGAGCCGAACCCCTTCATCTGCTCCTTGGCACGGACGTGCCCCGGATCCGTACTGAGGCCGGGGAACCGGATGGATTCGATGGCCGGGTGCGCGGCAAGGCGCTCCGCCAGGACCAGGGCTGACTCCTGGGACCGCTCCACACGCAGCGCAAGGGTCCGCAGGCCGCGCAGTGCCAGCCACGCTTCGAAGGGACCGGCGATGGCACCGTGGATGATGCGGTGGTGGAGGAGCGTGGCACGGATCTCCGGGTTGGAGGTGACCAGCGCGCCGAGGACGACGTCCGAATGCCCGGCCAGGTACTTGGTCACCGAGTGGAGGACGACGTCGGACCCCAGCAACAGGGGCTGCTGCACCAAGGGGGTGGAGAAGGTGTTATCCGTAACGACGATCGCGCCGCCGGCATGGGCAGCCTCCGCGACGGCGGACATGTCGGCGATTCCGAGCATCGGGTTGGTGGGGCTTTCGAGCCACAGCATGGCCGCTGCCTTCGCGGACGGTCCCTTGGGTGCCAGCGCGTCCTTCACTGCATCGGTATCGGCAATATCGACAGTCCGGAGCTCGATGAAGCCCTTTTCGGCCAGCTCGGAGGCCATCACCAGCGAGCCGGAGTAGCTGTGGTTGGGCATGACCAGCACACCCCCCGCGGGAATCAGCGACAGCGCGGAACTGACCGCCGCGAGTCCCGATGCGTACAGCAGGCCGGGCAGTGCGGATCCTTCAAGCTGTCCCAGCGCCTCCTCGAAGGGGTCCCAAGTGGGGTTGGAATAGCGGCCGTACCCCCGGTCGCCATCACCCAGGGGGCCGGTGCCGAAATACGTGGAGGAAAGGGTAATGGGAGGATTGACCGGCTGGTCCCTTTCCCGCGGCGGCCGCCCGGCCGCCACCACCACGGTCTCGGGTGACAGGGACGCGGTCTGGTGCTCGGAAAGACTCATGGTGAAAAGCGTACTGTTCCTGATTGATCCGCGGCCAAGCAGTGACGAATTGTGGACGGCGTCCTCTCCACCTGTCCTGCACAGGCACTGGCTCGAGGCCGGAAATGTCCGCTTGCCTCGGTAGGCTTAAGAAGTGAACAAACAGAAGGCCGGATTATTCATCGCGTTCGAAGGTGGCGATGGCGCCGGCAAGTCCACCCAGGCGGCCCGTCTTGCGGCCGCGCTGGAATCCCGGGGGTACACCGTGCTGCGGACCCGTGAGCCCGGTGGCACCCGCATCGGGGAGAAATTGCGCTCCCTGGTACTGGACCACGGCAATGGCGAAATTGATGCCCACACGGAAGCCCTCATTTTCGCCGCTTCCCGCGCCGCCCACGCCACCCAGGTGATCCGCCCGGCGCTCGGCCGCGGCGAGATTGTGCTGACCGACCGGTACATCGACTCTTCGGTGGCCTACCAGGGGGCCGGCCGCAACCTCGGCCAGGACGCCGTCCAGTCCCTGAACGAGTGGGCCACCTCCGGCCTGCAGCCACACCTCACCGTTCTTTTGGATGTGGATCCCCAGCTTGGCCGCCGGCGCCGCACTGCGGGCCAAGCAGCCGAAGACCGCCTCGAATCCGAGGCTGACGAGTTCCACACCCGGATCCGGAGCGCCTTCCTGGACCTCGCCGCGGGCCGCCCTGGGTCGTATCTGGTCCTCCCTGCCCATCTGCCGGTCGATGACCTGGCGGCGCAGATTCTCGCCCGGGTGGAAACCTTGCTTGATGCGCCGGCCCCAGCGGCAGCGCATGCTCTCGCGCCGCAACTGGCTGAAGCAGCGGCACCCAAAGCAGCGGGCGACGGCGGTGGGGCGTGACCGTCTGGGATGACCTCCAGGGCCAGCCCGCCGTCGTCGAACAATTGCGCCAGGCCGCAAGCGGCGAAAGCCTGACGCACGCCTGGCTGTTCACCGGGCCGCCGGGCTCCGGCCGCTCCAACGCCGCCAAGGCCTTCGCCGCCGCACTGAACTGCGACCAGGAAGACGTCAGCCTCCGTGGCTGCGGGCAGTGCCAGGCATGCCACACGATCCTGGGCGAAACCCATTCAGATGTCACGTTCGTGCGCACCGAAAAAGTCACCATCACCATTGATGAGGCCCGGGAACTGGTGGCCGCGGCAGGCAACCGGCCGTCGTCGGGGCGCTGGCGGATCATCGTCGTTGAGGATGCCGACCGCATGGCCGAGCGGACCACCAACGTGCTGCTCAAAGCCATCGAGGAACCCACGCCGCGGACTATCTGGATGCTTTGCGCGCCGTCCCCTGCCGATGTCCTGGTCACCATCCGCTCCCGCTGCCGGAGTGTCGCTTTGCGGCTGCCGCCGGCCTCGGATGTTGCAGCCCTGCTGGTGCGGCGTGACGGCGTGGACCCTGCCCTTGCGGAGCAGGCAGCACGGGCAGCGCAAAGCCATGTGGGCATTGCCCGCCGGCTGGCAAGGGATCCAGCGGCAAGGGAACGCCGGCTGGAAACGGTCCGCTTTCCACTTGGCCTCCGCGGCGTTACAGCCGCGGTCATGATGGCGGACAAGCTGGTGAAGATCGCCACCGCCGAGGCCAACAGCTCCAACGAGGAACGGGACGCAGCGGAGAAGGCCGCCCTCCTCGCAACGCTGGGAGCGCCCGAATCGGGCACGCTGCCCCCGGCCATGCGCAGCCAGCTGAAGCAGCTCGAGGACGACCAGAAACGGCGGGCCAAGAGATCCATTACGGATTCCCTGGACCGTACGCTTACCGATTTACTGTCCTTCTACCGGGACGTGCTGATCATCCAGCTGGGGAACGCCGTGGAACTGGTTAACGTTGAGCTGAGGAGTGAGCTGGAAGAGTTCGCCGCCCGCAGCACTCCTGAAACCACCCTGGCCCGCATGGACGCCATCAACAAAGCCCGCGAACGCATCACCACCACCAACGTTGCCCCGCTGCTGACCATCGAGTCCATGGCGGCCAGCCTGATCCAGCCCTCCAAGGAGACCCGATGACTGCCCGCCCCCTGTCCGCACGCCACAGGTCCCTGGCGGTAGCCGTCCGCGCCGCGGGAGCAATGGCCCTGGCCATGGTCCTGGCCTCGTGCAGTCTGCTCAACGGCGGCGACAAGAACCCCCCGGAGGCGGCCACGGCCAAGGCCGACCCCTCAATCGTGGCTTCGGCCCCCGCGGGACTGGAGAAGTTCTACTCCCAGGAAGTCGTGTGGCAGCCCTGCGAAGGGGAATTCCAGTGCGCCAAGGTGACCGTCCCCATGGACTACGCCAATCCCGGCGGAGACACCATCCAACTTGCTGCCATTCGGGCTTCAAGCACGGGCAAGAAAACCGGCAGCCTCCTGGTCAACCCCGGCGGCCCGGGTGCCTCCGGCTACGACTTCATCAAGGACGCAGCCGCAACCCACTTTTCGGCTGGCGTACGCAACGCCTACGACCTCGTCGGCTTTGATCCGCGCGGCGTCAAGCGCTCCGCTCCCGTAACCTGCATGACCGACGCTGAACGCGACGCTGCCAGGGCCAAGATCTATGCCCTCGAAACCGACTCCGGCCTGGCCGCGGCGCTAGCTGACAACAAGGCGATCGCTGACCAGTGCGCGGCGCAGACCGGCCCGGTCCTGGGCCACATCGATACCGTCAGCGCCGCCAAGGACCTGGACGTACTCCGGGCCGTGGTGAACGACACCAAGCTGAACTACCTCGGCTACTCCTACGGCACGTTCCTGGGCTCCACCTACGCTTCGCTCTTCCCGGACAACGTGGGCCGCATGGTCCTTGATGGGGCTTTGGACCCGTCCATCAGCAACGAGGACCTGACCAGCGGCCAGGCCCGCGCGTTTGAAAAAGCGCTCCACAGCTACGTCGCCAGTTGCCAGAAGCAGGGCAAGTGCCCCCTGAGCGGCGATGTCGACTCCGGAGTACAGCAGATCCGGGACCTGATCAACGCGGTGCAGCAGACTCCCCGCACTGCCAAGGACGGTCGCCTGGTCAACGCCACCATGTTCGTCAGCGGCCTGATCACCCCGCTCTACAACGACCAAAGCTGGCCGGCCCTCACGCAGGCGCTGGAGGCGGCGATGTCCGGAGACGTGAGCCTCATGCTCCGGCTGGCCGACCTGGGCGCCGACCGTGGTTCCGACGGAAAATACACCTCCAATTCAACGTTCGCCTTCAACGCGATCAACTGCCTTGACTACCCCATGGTTTCGGATGCCGCTGGCATGCGCGCCGAAGAGAAGCGGCTGGAACAGGACTCCCCCACCCTCGGCTACTTCTTTGCCTACGGCGGCACCACCTGCGCGGACTGGCCCTACAAGAACCTCCGCACCCCGGCACCGGTGGAATACACCGGGGACTCCCCTATCGTGGTCATCGGCACCACCGGTGACCCCGCCACCCCCGTTGACTGGGCAGCCTCGCTGCGCAAGCAGCTGGGCAACGCCTCGCTGCTGACGTGGAAGGGAGAAGGACACACCGCCTACGGACGGGCCAACAGCTGCCTCGAGGATTCGGTGGACAACTACCTGGTGGGCGGCAAGCTTCCGGCCGACAATACGGTCTGCTGACCACCCGGCAGCCGCTGCACGGCCCATTTTGACCGGGGCGCGCAGACTCCATTACAGTTGACTCTTGCATGAGGCGCCCGGTTCCGCCGGGGATTTCGTGCGGTGCTTCCTTAGCTCAGTCGGTAGAGCGTTTCACTCGTAATGAAAAGGTCATCAGTTCGATTCTGATAGGAAGCTCGGGATAAACCCCGGACAGCCCCTGGATTCAGGGGTTTCCGGGGTTTTTCGCTGGTTAACGGTCTCCGTAGGCTCCTGGTGAAGTGTCCGCTTTGGACCGGATAAACGCCTGGTCCTCGCGGGATATGGCTGCTTCACCGTGCTGCCCCGTTTCGGGGTTCTCCCCCGTTTCCTTGGAAATTACCGCGGCAATCGTCCTGGGCAGCGTCTGGCATCCCGGGTTGTCGGTCAACCACTTCCTGGTGGCCGGGTCGAGGCGGCCCCAACGGTCTTTGAGATTCATGGCCGGCTGCTGTTCTCCCTGTCTAACGAGCAGAGCCCAAGCTCTGCGGCGGGCACTCCGCCCGCCCCAACCCATTAGTTAACGGCGGCACCGCGGGAGGGCACAGGGCCTTAAGTCTCAATCTCCGGACGGATCCCGTGGACAACCGGCGGCGGGGTGGCCAGGTAAAGGCCAGGCGTTAAGAAAGCGTCAAGATACTTCCGCCAATCCGCCCCCTGTACGGCGCCGGTGCTACGCTCCCGGATTACGGGCATCGGCTTCCCCAGCCCGGGGCTGCGGCCTGTGGCGGGACCAGCAGAGGGGAGACTCCCGTGACGTCCTCTATCCAGCACTCCATACCGGAAAGTGTTCCCCGCCCTTCGCAGGAGGCAGCGCCACGCAACCCCTTGGTCCGTTGGCTGCTTGAGAACCGCGTTCACCAACCTGAAGGCCTCGAGGCACCGGAACAGGAACACGGACAACAAAGCTGGTGGAAGGTCATGTGCCTGACCGGCGTCGACTACTTTTCCACCCTGTCCTATCTGCCGGGAATCGCGGCCCTTGCTGCCGGCGCACTGTCTCCGCTGGCGACGCTGCTCATCGTCGCCCTGACTCTTTTGGGCATGCTGCCCATGTATCGCAGGGTGGCAGCTGAAAGTCCCCACGGCCAGGGTTCCGTGGCCATGCTGGAAAAGCTCCTGCCGTTCTGGCGCGGCAAGATCTTTGTCCTGGTCCTGCTCGGGTTCGTGGCGACGTCCTGGATTATCACCATCACGCTTTCCGCAGCGGACGCCACCGTCCACCTGCTCGAAAATCCCTTCCTTCCACCGGTCCTCAAGGGCCAGGCTGTACCCATAACCGTGCTGCTGCTGGTGATCCTTGGCGGAGTGTTCCTGCTCGGTTTCTCGGAGGCTGTCGCCGTCGCCATACCGCTTGTGGGGGTCTTCCTCCTGCTGAACGCCATCGTTATCGGGTCAGGCATGGTCGATGTCATCGCTGATCCCAGGCTGTTGAGTTCCTGGAACGGGACACTGGCGGCTCAAGGGACGGGCCTTGGCGGCATAGCAGGTCCCGCGCTCCTGGCCTTTCCCTTGCTGGTCCTGGGGCTATCGGGATTCGAAACAGGCGTCAGCATGATGCCATTGATCGCATCCGCGGGTGCCACGGGCGAAGACAAACTGCAGGGGCGCATCCGAAACACGCGGAAACTGCTCACCACTGCGGCGCTGATCATGAGCGTTTACCTGATCGGCAGCAGCTTCGTGACAACTGTCCTTATCCCCCACGAGGCTTTCCAACCGGGCGGGGCAGCCAATGGCCGCGCCCTTGCCTACCTGGCCCA
Coding sequences within:
- the phoU gene encoding phosphate signaling complex protein PhoU; its protein translation is MRKVFQEELTQVGDQLVEISRLVSEAMAKATTSFQVADVDLAQDVIAADARIDFLQNSLDERAIDILALQGPVASDLRMIVGSLRMSASLERMGDLARHIAQLARLRYPSTVIPESMTDTFNRMAQLDQEIADKLTVLLESRDLEVARDILKANTAINDLHLSVFKAIAAPDWSGSPATTVDVALASRYFERFADHGVSVAQKVTYLVTGAWQPNATEHS
- a CDS encoding response regulator transcription factor — translated: MSRILIVEDEESFSDPLSYLLGKEGFEVEVVDNGLDAITEFDRNGADLVLLDLQLPGLSGTEVCRQLRQRSSVPVIMLTAKDSEIDKVVGLELGADDYVTKPYSSRELVARVRAVLRRQGEPEELVSSTVQAGPVRMDIERHVVSVDGEQVLLPLKEFELLEMLLRNSGRVLTRGQLIDRVWGSDYVGDTKTLDVHVKRLRSKIEPDPSAPRYLVTVRGLGYKFEP
- a CDS encoding phosphoglyceromutase, encoding MTYKLILLRHGHSEWNAKNLFTGWVDVDLNDQGRAEAARGGELLVENNILPDVLYTSLLKRAINTANIALDKADRGWIPVKRDWRLNERHYGALQGKDKAQTLAEFGEEQFMEWRRSYDTPPPPLPDDSEFSQAHDPRYADLGDALPRTECLKDVLVRLLPYWESDIKEDLKAGKTVLVTAHGNSLRALVKHLDGISDEAIAGLNIPTGIPLVYDLDENFQPIKPGGTYLDPEAAEQAILAVANQGKN
- a CDS encoding trans-sulfuration enzyme family protein, with the protein product MSLSEHQTASLSPETVVVAAGRPPRERDQPVNPPITLSSTYFGTGPLGDGDRGYGRYSNPTWDPFEEALGQLEGSALPGLLYASGLAAVSSALSLIPAGGVLVMPNHSYSGSLVMASELAEKGFIELRTVDIADTDAVKDALAPKGPSAKAAAMLWLESPTNPMLGIADMSAVAEAAHAGGAIVVTDNTFSTPLVQQPLLLGSDVVLHSVTKYLAGHSDVVLGALVTSNPEIRATLLHHRIIHGAIAGPFEAWLALRGLRTLALRVERSQESALVLAERLAAHPAIESIRFPGLSTDPGHVRAKEQMKGFGSIICIQVAPSAGLSGADAADKLVQALELWLPATSLGGVESLIERRRRHSAEPTSVPENLVRLSVGVENVEDLWADLKQALDTLDG
- a CDS encoding DUF2516 family protein, whose translation is MDGRIIIAYVEQAVFFLLGLVALGLELWAFVDCLRHRPNAFEATGKRTKTFWLALTGGATAVGLISLLGAGGGIFSTLGLFGLAAVVAASVYLADVRPAVKDAGRGGSRNMGPYGPW
- a CDS encoding DNA polymerase III subunit delta' — protein: MTVWDDLQGQPAVVEQLRQAASGESLTHAWLFTGPPGSGRSNAAKAFAAALNCDQEDVSLRGCGQCQACHTILGETHSDVTFVRTEKVTITIDEARELVAAAGNRPSSGRWRIIVVEDADRMAERTTNVLLKAIEEPTPRTIWMLCAPSPADVLVTIRSRCRSVALRLPPASDVAALLVRRDGVDPALAEQAARAAQSHVGIARRLARDPAARERRLETVRFPLGLRGVTAAVMMADKLVKIATAEANSSNEERDAAEKAALLATLGAPESGTLPPAMRSQLKQLEDDQKRRAKRSITDSLDRTLTDLLSFYRDVLIIQLGNAVELVNVELRSELEEFAARSTPETTLARMDAINKARERITTTNVAPLLTIESMAASLIQPSKETR
- a CDS encoding sensor histidine kinase; its protein translation is MLIGLVAGLIGLALGTFGVLAYRVSEKQRELLDVEPEELALPAGAAEVLAVVGRAFVVLDDVDGVVRASPAAYAYGLVRGHTVVHKELLDMTAGVRRDGVILEKQLELPRGPLGQGTIIVQVRAAMLGEEYILLLADDRTEITRTEEIRNDFVANVSHELKTPVGAISLLAEALESSADDEEAVRRFAKRMHKESARLAALVQDIIELSRLQGASVTQQGGPVDINAVIAEAVDRSQLPAESKNISIVVGGRTDGKVFGDQDLLVTALRNLIDNAIRYSPPNTRVGIGVRSREGLVSVSVTDQGEGLSPEEQERVFERFYRVDAARSRQTGGTGLGLSIVKHVASNHGGEVTLWSQPGQGSTFTLRLPEMEGQEGDAGPSVPEAPAVAPAQARETSGQPALTQVPRATGATEPGATEQGARA
- a CDS encoding alpha/beta hydrolase, with the translated sequence MTARPLSARHRSLAVAVRAAGAMALAMVLASCSLLNGGDKNPPEAATAKADPSIVASAPAGLEKFYSQEVVWQPCEGEFQCAKVTVPMDYANPGGDTIQLAAIRASSTGKKTGSLLVNPGGPGASGYDFIKDAAATHFSAGVRNAYDLVGFDPRGVKRSAPVTCMTDAERDAARAKIYALETDSGLAAALADNKAIADQCAAQTGPVLGHIDTVSAAKDLDVLRAVVNDTKLNYLGYSYGTFLGSTYASLFPDNVGRMVLDGALDPSISNEDLTSGQARAFEKALHSYVASCQKQGKCPLSGDVDSGVQQIRDLINAVQQTPRTAKDGRLVNATMFVSGLITPLYNDQSWPALTQALEAAMSGDVSLMLRLADLGADRGSDGKYTSNSTFAFNAINCLDYPMVSDAAGMRAEEKRLEQDSPTLGYFFAYGGTTCADWPYKNLRTPAPVEYTGDSPIVVIGTTGDPATPVDWAASLRKQLGNASLLTWKGEGHTAYGRANSCLEDSVDNYLVGGKLPADNTVC
- the tmk gene encoding dTMP kinase, which translates into the protein MNKQKAGLFIAFEGGDGAGKSTQAARLAAALESRGYTVLRTREPGGTRIGEKLRSLVLDHGNGEIDAHTEALIFAASRAAHATQVIRPALGRGEIVLTDRYIDSSVAYQGAGRNLGQDAVQSLNEWATSGLQPHLTVLLDVDPQLGRRRRTAGQAAEDRLESEADEFHTRIRSAFLDLAAGRPGSYLVLPAHLPVDDLAAQILARVETLLDAPAPAAAHALAPQLAEAAAPKAAGDGGGA
- a CDS encoding class I SAM-dependent methyltransferase, with the protein product MVQKAERVNAPQLSGRSSAIRQGRPVGNVTRGTTNPNRMRRVDRWLAGPQAWRLRRATEPLVVDLGYGATPATAVELYERLAVVRPDVRVCGIEIEPERVRAALPLERPGLTFHVGGFELPVPGRPVLVRAFNVLRQYEEADVAGIWRLVQDRLAPDGLFIDGTCDEIGRWVTWVALDRHRPLSLSISVRFGSFDLPSDVAERLPKALIHRNVPGEPVHTFMQAMDRAWLESAPLGSFGNRQRWVGMCRSLRGAGWPVQDGPARWRLGELTVDWEAVAPLDHQGP